The Mustela nigripes isolate SB6536 chromosome 8, MUSNIG.SB6536, whole genome shotgun sequence DNA segment GTACTTAGAAGAGCACTCATCTCTCAATTTCCATCAACCCCATTCAGGTTCTGGGGTGTTCTTCTGAAACCCTTTGATTTAGTTAGTTTTCTACTAAGACGCTCAGGGAACTTTGCAATATGCGCCAGATAGCATTTTAGTGACACAGAATGATTCTGCACAAGAGActgcacagacacacaaaataCAAGACCTCTTCCAGGCTATTTGTAATTTTAAGGCTTTGATGGTgctgagtttttaaattatagcaaCAAtgaaagctaattaaaaaaatgttcagtttctTTGAGGGATTACAAATCAAAGGATTTTTTAATGTCTGAGACAGATCTTTGGGAATTCAACTCtcaaattctttttcctcttatttttataaggaggtaaaatgaggggcacctgggtggctcagtcagttaagtgtccaaatctcaatttcagctcagttcatgatctcagggttgtgggactgatcCCCACATACAGACtgggatcagcagggagtctgcttgagattctctctctctccatctccctcttgccccaactccctctctaaaataaataaatgaaatctaaaaaaaaaaaagaagaagaaaaagaaaaaaaaagaaggtaaaatgatATTGGTGAAATGATTTACAACTATTCTAAGTGGTCAAACTCCTCTTCTCTGGCTCACTTAAAATTCTATGAATTGTACAACTATAGTATGTAAATGTCAATCTTTGAAGACTCTCTGCTCCAGGGAGAAATCCAAAGGTTTGTGAACTAGATTTGGTGATGTCTACATAAttagtttatttacttaagaaGTACTTattctgagggtgcctgggtggctcagtcggttaagttgtctgtcttcagctcagttcatgattccagagtcttgggactgagccctgtgttgggctctctgctcagtgaggagcctgcttctcccttcccttctgcctgctgctccctatgctgtgctctctgtgtcaaataaataaataacatcttaagaaaaaaaaagtacttactCTGTATCCTTTATATATCAAACATCAAATCAGTTGCTGACTGAATAACACTTTGTCAATAAGATATAGTTAGAAGCCATTGTTtgtcactattttcttttttaaaagattttatctatttgacacagagggagagatcacaagtaggcagagaggcaggcagagagaaagggtgaagcaggctccctgctgagcagagaatctgacgcgggacctgatcccaggatcctgtgatcatgacctgagcctaaggcagaggtttaacccactgagccacccaggcgcccctgtttgtcactatttttaagtctttgacCTGTAATGGTGTTTGCTCTTTGCAAGGCAGGGGCATGGATAGAAGAGATTCAAAAAATTTGATGGTTTGCGAATGACATGGACAGAACATAGAATGGTAAAAATACTTAAGACTTACTGGTACATTTTCTCAGCAGAGATTTGTCAAGGTAAACAGAAAATGCAGACACAAGAACTCTAAATAGCCTTGCATTTCCAGCCCTCAACTTTCCCCAGAGATTGAAAAGCAAACATGGATTTTACCTGCTCGTGGTGCTCGGAGTTGGCTGCTGCTTGCTGTGAGTGGAATGAAGAGCAGAGATTTcgaaggggcaggcagaaggcCCATGCTGGCTCCAAATGGAAAGCACTCGGCCCACCGAGTAGGGAAGAGAACAGAAGACCTTGTCTGCTATGGAGGCTGGAGATCTTAACCCTTTTAAGCCCTGTGTAAACTGGGTCATGAAGAGCCTCTGCATGGTAGGCATGTGACTAGAGAAGCTCCGTTTTTTTGTCCAGATTCTGTAACATCCAGGAGAACAAAGTGCTAGAAGTGTGTGAAGGCCAAGTACAGAGCAGCCTGCTCTGGTCTGGACTATGGCAGTGCCTCCATAGTCTTGGAGAGGACCTGGAGACTGTGAAGGAGCCTGGGCACATGCCTGACCATGGAGGCCAGTGTCTTCCCTGAATGTGGCCATCCCAGGACAACTGTgggacaagaaaaaagaaaaggtccaCTTGGGAGGTTGAGACAGGCACCTTTGGGCCTCTCCTAAGGCGAGCCTGGCTGGAGCACAGTGCTCAGGAAAAGTCCTTGGGGACTCGGTCATGCACTCAGAGCCCGATTTCATGTGAAAAGATACTGGGAAAATTTCCGAACCAAACAGCAGTGATGGCACCTTGTTGCTCAAATCTATGAAGCTCATTTTGATGGCTTCGAGTGAATAAAGTGTCAAGGGCTTACTGTTAGGTCTCTTATCCCATCCGCCAGCTGCCAAATAGGGATTCAGCTGCATTGTATTGTATGAAAATCCATCCAGAAGCCTTTTATATCTGAGACGCTTGTAGCTTTTAGCCACTGGAAGAAGTTCAGAGGAACACCGCCGATATCTTAGTTTCTGGGTCTTTGTGGCTGGGACCAGTTTGGAGGCAAGAATGGACAGCTTGCTAAGTAAGGCTGATTCTTTGGTAGGCTTCCTAACATTCAGGCTCCTCAAGGAATGGCATGGAGTCGCCCTCTGCTTTGGTATGTGGCTCGTTAAGCTCCTGGTTGGTTCTCTTTCAGGTTCCAACTGTGCAGGTGCAGGCACGGCACATGAACTGAGAAATCTGTGTGCTTTTGTGGGGACGGTTATAGAGGAACTCTTGAAAAAGGCAGAGcttctgattttacttatttttttccccgtGTTGACTTGCTCCTGACAGGAAACTTTCTTACATGTTCGATGGGGCTGCTTCTTTAAGGGAAGCACTCTTTTCTGATATGAAGTGTTCCCAAAGGCACCATGTATTTCATCACACCCAGCAAAATCGGGGCCTTGTGCTTTCTGAGGGGCACCATGAAGGCAAGGACCTGTGCACGACTCCATGGCCCTTTTTAATGGATGACACAAGCTTTCCTCCTTTGGATCTTCCAACTTCTGGAACTGTGCAGCTCTGCTGCCCTGGGCCAGCTTTGCTAGGGTGATTTCCTTCATCACGGTGGACCCACCTTTGCAATCTTTAGCTTGGTTCTTATCTTGCAACTCATCTGATAACATGTTAGATGATGTGCATTGTTCCAATATCGTGTGTACTTCTTTTTGATGTATATATTCCTCTTCATTCTGCAACATGTAGTTCAAAGCCCTCTGCCTTTGCTGCTCTTCATCACCAAGCATCTTCTGGGACTTAGAGGGGGTCTCTCTTATTTTATCACCATGACCAGCTTCTCTGGAAATCATCTCCTCAGACTCTTCGCTGACAGTTAAGTGACCCATGGGTCCTCTCCGATGttcttcagttttttcttctctcaattTAGTTCCTGTTTCTATTGTCAAAGGCAAATTTTGCACACCAATGTCTATTCTGACTCCTTCACTAGAATTACTCCCATCTCCTAGTGCTCTTTCCTTCGTCTCAAGCAGGACGGTGTGATGCCCCATGTTTTCACAAGGCATTTCACCATCTtttggtttaaaaagattttccagGTCAGTTTCTTCACTATTAACATTACTTTCTGAATTTTTGTGAGAAGACAGATATGAAGGCATTATCTCAATGGATTCCAGGCTCCCTACGGGAGCAGGATTCTCATCTGGACATCCAGAAGATAGCAACTCTTTCGAGGAAATTCCAAAGGTACTGTCCTTATCAAACTCAGAATTTATTTCCAGTCTTGATCCTTTAATCATTCCTTCTATTTCTCTAAGAGATGTTTCTTTAACTTGCTCTTCATGATGAATATAATTTAAGGACACATTTACTCTATCCAGTGTTCTTGTATTTGGTTCATGATCTGTAACAGACTCTATATCATGGGCACAAGAGTCTGGGTACACTTCCATTTCACAATCTTTTAATGATCTGCTTACTTTCTCTtcacatgattttttaatttccagaggCTGCCCTGTAGAGGACGTAGCATCTGGGAAATCTGAGTCCTGGCCAATCATTCCGATAAATGCAGCATTCAGTTCTCCTCTCTGAGATAGAGTACTCACCAAGGTTTCCTGTAACCTCAGTCTATCTTGCCCTGCACCACTGTCAAGAGTACTAGATGCTCTGAAGTCTAACATGCCTTCTGTAGACTTTCTACTGCAGTTCGTGTAGATGATGTCTGGCATGTCATCTGTGGACTCCTCACTACCAGAAATACGTTGAGAGTCTCCTTTCAAATTGCCTTTCTTTGAACTACCACTGGACAATGTGTTGTTACTGGCTGAACCAACTAGCAGATCCTTTTGGTTGTGGCTTACGTCTCTGTTAGGTGCTatgacagtctctctctcttcaccatCTAGTGTCTCCTTAGCTGGTTTATCTTCATTCCTGCATTCATCTGGTCCATTTTGATTATGCTGGCAGTTAAGGACTTCATCTCCTTTCTGATCAAGAGTTTCAACTGTTTGGCTCCTGTTTTTGAAACTGGAGAACATAATAGTAAGAGACTGGTCCAACAATTTTTCAGGCCTTGGAATGTTTGCAGGTACGTTTAGTTCTGGTGTGGCACAGTCAGAGATTTTATACTTGCAAAACACAGTCTCTTTAGGTATATCCTGTTCCTTTCCTTCTAGCCATTCCTCACTGGGCTGGGTGTGAATAGTGGGGGAAATGGCCTTGTCTAAAGCTTCACTATTTAACATGCCTGCTGCCATTCTTTTCCTCATCTTATCTCCTTTAGTTTCTTCCCCAGAAAGTTCACTTCCCTCCGAAGTAAAACTCACTTTGTGGGTGCTACTTTCTGTGGAGTCTTCTCTTCCTTGCAAGTGGTGACTGCTGAGCTGAAATGCATCTTCACACTTGGTTATCAAAGAGTTTTCAACTTTTGTGATGATTCTGCTGGACTCAAAAGCAGCACAAGAAGAACACATACTCTCTTCTTGTGCATTTTTACTTACACGAGGACAGCTAGAGAGATCCTGAGATTGAACACTATGACATTCCATAACAGAGACTTCTTGAGGCAAGCCTGCTGCTTCTTTCTTACTTGAGGGAAGTCTGGAATGTAGATCGACTATTCCAGAATCAGtcactttgctttttctttctaggCTTCCTGGTTTGATGTTTAAGGTGGGGTTGTTTGATGAGGCACCACAGGTTTTGTCACCTGATGGAGAGAcatctttcatttttgtcttcatgGAAATGATTTGGGTATCAGCAATGACATCTGCTCCATCCTCTAATGGAGGGTGATGGCTCTGTTGGGAATCCTCACTTGTTGCTAAAGGCATCTTTCTTCGAGCTGGCAACTTAGCGTGGTCTTGAGAATTAAGGGGCACttgatttaaaatacattcactttctattttgtttacaACCAGTTCATTGGTACAAGGAAGTTCATTCATCTCACAGGCAATGTTCTGTTCATCTAAATGTGAACTATCGTCCTGTGCGGCCTGTACAGCTTGTTCTGACTTGGGTTTGTAATCAAATTCTAGGGATGGTGGTAACTGAGCAATATCTTTCTTGGGTTTTGACACCTCATTCACAGGACTTATCTGGTCCTCACGCATTAAACTCACAAGGGATTTTCTTTCAATCAGAAATTCATTATATGATGCTTCACTTAACTGGGTGTCGCCTTCCAGATTTCTCTGGAAGCGGAATGAGTTAGAGTCTTTACTGTAAATCTTTTCAGTTATCGTTCTGAGCTCTATAGTGGTTGTCTGTTCTGGCTCCTTAATTGGCATTAAGGAGGAAAAGCTGCTCTCTTCAGAGTGTTTGCCTAAATGGCTCATATCAGTAGAAGTTTCTCTATGGTCCTCATGGTTTTTCAAGCTACCTTGAGTGTCTAGAGTGAttttcagatcattttttttaaacatttgttccGTGGCTTCAGTGAAAGAACCAGGCATTGAAGAACTAGACCTGTCTGTCTGGATACTGCCTTGAACACAAGAGTTACCATGGCTAGTCTCTTTGGGGGAGGCAACAGTCTCTTTTTCACCAGGACAATAACTGCTAGCATCCTCTTCTGGTTGCCTGGCGTTAACAAGAAAGAGTTCCCCTCTTTCACTCCTGGGGTTCAAAAACTGTTCATTTTCCTCTCTAGTAGCCACGTTCTTGCTTTGATCGTCCCCATCAAAACAGGAATTGCCTGTCTTTTCAGCACATCCCTTTGGCAAGCCATCACCTTTAAAACCACATGTTTCTAAGGATGGTGTTCTGGATTGTGGACCAGACAAACTtgaagagaaataggaaatgcCAGAGTTTTCTCCTAAGGGTTCTGTAACAATTACATTTCTTGTGGCTTTGGGACTGCCATGGGCAGAACTGTGTTTTTCATTATGGTGGCTGAGAATCTGTTGGTGATTGTCATCTGCTTCACAGACAAGGTTTAACTTATACACCTCTTCCTTCCCATTGTCCACTTTGGAAATGGCACTGCTCCCTGGTAACAATGACAACCAAGAAGGACAAGTTTTTAATtcttcacattctttttctttagaagttGCTTCTGTTAATCCAGGGTCCACAAAGGTTAAAGGCTCTAGGGAAACTAATGTGCTGGTTTCTGAAACCTCACCACTGGCCATGATTTTGTCTATTTCTGGGTATTCGCTGCACCCAGCTGAGAGACCTTTACTCACATTGCCATTCTTGTGTCCTTCATTATAATCCGTCTTAGTACCATTGACCTTTATACCTTGTACTTCAGTAGATTTTAGAAGAGTTCCAGTTGTAATTTGTACATTTCCTTCTGCacgagaaaaagaaatccaaatcagtatgcaatttaaaaaaaattagttacactttcataaatttaattatgtgatcaatagcaacaaaaaagaCCCAACtcaaaaagcaaattataaaattagtGCATGATACcattggttttgttcttttatgcAAAATACGACGCAGGGCCAAAAGTATACTCGCCTAATTTTGAACAACTGCCTTTCTCTAAGTATTACTTATTTAAATGTACTTACTTAGCTGGACAATTGAATATGGAGACATACATGTAATCCAGAGTCTTAAGAAGcttccattttaaaagattaataaagcAGACCCACAATATAACATCTTATATTATTCAATGAGCATCTTCTTATTACTTGAATAATACTGAGACATAAATAAATTACCTCTTTGTAAAAGAACAGTTTTACACAAAACCTATGTAAAAGATAAATGTGTAAGTTGAATATTAGTTTTGAACTGAATTACTTAGAGTAACTGCTTCCCTACAAAACTAGTTATGAAAGCTGAGTGACAGATACATGTGGGTTTAGTATACTCGCCacttttcaataaattaaaaattttcttttatgaaacattaaagaataaaaaacctttttaagCAGAAGGTAAATGCAATTCATAAAGAAGTATTACTATACAGTGTCCCTGAAATCCTAGGTAAAAGACGCAGTATAAACAAGTTCCCCAAACTTGTTAATATATAACAAGTTTTTCATCCttactttctttttagaaaacacagatatactcatacatgtgcatatatgtatatgtatatttgcatgcacacatatatataacaaaatacgAGCACTAAACAGATAAAGCTAAAACCAAATCAACCTAAAGATCTAATTctcactagaatataaactccgtAAGTAAGGATCATGTTTGTCTTGGTCTCTTCCTTTCCCTATTGCCCAGCATAATACCCAGTACAAAATAGCATTCAATAAATCTGGGGAATTAATAAACGGTTAGGTCAAATCAACAAATGCTATGAATACTGTCTTTTAGAGCTTCCCTATCCATTTCTCAACTGGTACTGAGAGCAGCAAttctgagaaaaagaacagcaactCTGAAGGCAGGTGGGCTCTGTGATCTTACTtacctctctgagtttcagtttcctcctctgaaaaagAGGGTATGAAATACACTTACCTCAGTGCTactttgaggattaaattaaaCAATACATGTAAAACACCACCTGGTACAGTGCCtgccatttaaagaaaaagtgcttttcctttgttctgctttctttcttatcttaCTGGACCTGAGAAcagttaaaatgataaacttaatAACTATGCTAGGACAGGACACAGTGTTTAAAAATACTGGGAGTCAACAAATACTAGATGGATAAATACATACTGGATTCCACAAGCCTGCACAAATTCCAATTATTGACTTATTATGGCCTTGAAATCCTAATGGcccatacagtatttatctttttgaaactAGCTTACTTTCCACATCATAGCAGATAACCCTACCTATTCATGAATTTCTAAGTGCATTTACCCCAAATAGTTTAGTGTATCTCTTCACTGGAGAGTATGGCATTAAGCCATTCCTGTAAACTCCAGTCCTTTACACGCTGGTCTAGCACCATCCTAGTCAAATCCTTCGTTTTATCTGCTCAAGAAAACTGCAAAACTCTTCACCCATCCCCGAACTATTCACTACTGTGCAAGGCACTTAAGGCAAGATTCCACCTCAGAGCCCTTACCTGCTAAGAAGAACACCTGTTCTCAACTGAGCTGAGAATCttagggggaaggaggggaacaGTTGCTTCCCAGGTGGTATTAACACTGAAGGTTGGGTGGGAAACAGGGGTTGTGTACAGCTTGAAAGCAAGAGGATACTCTACCAATCTTTTACTTGATTATAATTAACCACGTTGACTTGGAAATGTCgaagaattttaaagaagagtttgAGGCAATTATGTTTATAAGAAAGTTCTCTAAAGGCTATGGAACACTGACCCAGTCCTCTCCTTTAATATGGGGAGAAAGATGGTATCCCCTTGTAGGACTTGTAAAGGTGAGTCAAGTGCCAGAGTTCAAACTTGGTTAGGGCTAGGAACTCCTTTGGGTTTCCACTCCCTTGTACAGGATCTCTACTAAAACCTCTGTGATActgtttctcaaatatttgtttaatatatcACCTCTGTGAGACTGGAGCTATCTGAGGGCAGAAACAGGACCTTAATGATCACTGTGGATTGAGTACCCGACACTGACcttggcacatagcaggtacATAATAGATGTTGTCTGAATGAAGAACAAGAAGGTTAGGGAAGCTGATCAAAGTATTAGATATACTCcatccagcaactccacttctgggtatatatctaaaggaaatgaaatcactattctgaaaagatatctgcaccccatgttcattccagcattatttacagtgggtgagacatggaaacaaccctaAGTAtccattaatgaatgaatggataaagaaaatgtggcatattaaaaagaagtatttagGTATACTGGAGGGTAAAACATGTATTTTGTGAGGTAtgggtctatttttatttatttatttttaaagattttattgtatttatttattcgacagagacagaga contains these protein-coding regions:
- the PRR14L gene encoding protein PRR14L isoform X3: MLSSGVETQPVPLDSSMSAVVQELYSELPVSVSKELHADPEPSVIPDVKPGASSSLISQSRAVPLELQRTHAESCCEETSGTLDHGGEPGRCGLVDSTAGGSVASGILDREEKIKSMELKVFRDQGDQAEILRDPCEGAKEDPHQHSTAAEEKISLSQEDLLMQSCRERLCTGLPEDCLRSKEEETETQREGNVQITTGTLLKSTEVQGIKVNGTKTDYNEGHKNGNVSKGLSAGCSEYPEIDKIMASGEVSETSTLVSLEPLTFVDPGLTEATSKEKECEELKTCPSWLSLLPGSSAISKVDNGKEEVYKLNLVCEADDNHQQILSHHNEKHSSAHGSPKATRNVIVTEPLGENSGISYFSSSLSGPQSRTPSLETCGFKGDGLPKGCAEKTGNSCFDGDDQSKNVATREENEQFLNPRSERGELFLVNARQPEEDASSYCPGEKETVASPKETSHGNSCVQGSIQTDRSSSSMPGSFTEATEQMFKKNDLKITLDTQGSLKNHEDHRETSTDMSHLGKHSEESSFSSLMPIKEPEQTTTIELRTITEKIYSKDSNSFRFQRNLEGDTQLSEASYNEFLIERKSLVSLMREDQISPVNEVSKPKKDIAQLPPSLEFDYKPKSEQAVQAAQDDSSHLDEQNIACEMNELPCTNELVVNKIESECILNQVPLNSQDHAKLPARRKMPLATSEDSQQSHHPPLEDGADVIADTQIISMKTKMKDVSPSGDKTCGASSNNPTLNIKPGSLERKSKVTDSGIVDLHSRLPSSKKEAAGLPQEVSVMECHSVQSQDLSSCPRVSKNAQEESMCSSCAAFESSRIITKVENSLITKCEDAFQLSSHHLQGREDSTESSTHKVSFTSEGSELSGEETKGDKMRKRMAAGMLNSEALDKAISPTIHTQPSEEWLEGKEQDIPKETVFCKYKISDCATPELNVPANIPRPEKLLDQSLTIMFSSFKNRSQTVETLDQKGDEVLNCQHNQNGPDECRNEDKPAKETLDGEERETVIAPNRDVSHNQKDLLVGSASNNTLSSGSSKKGNLKGDSQRISGSEESTDDMPDIIYTNCSRKSTEGMLDFRASSTLDSGAGQDRLRLQETLVSTLSQRGELNAAFIGMIGQDSDFPDATSSTGQPLEIKKSCEEKVSRSLKDCEMEVYPDSCAHDIESVTDHEPNTRTLDRVNVSLNYIHHEEQVKETSLREIEGMIKGSRLEINSEFDKDSTFGISSKELLSSGCPDENPAPVGSLESIEIMPSYLSSHKNSESNVNSEETDLENLFKPKDGEMPCENMGHHTVLLETKERALGDGSNSSEGVRIDIGVQNLPLTIETGTKLREEKTEEHRRGPMGHLTVSEESEEMISREAGHGDKIRETPSKSQKMLGDEEQQRQRALNYMLQNEEEYIHQKEVHTILEQCTSSNMLSDELQDKNQAKDCKGGSTVMKEITLAKLAQGSRAAQFQKLEDPKEESLCHPLKRAMESCTGPCLHGAPQKAQGPDFAGCDEIHGAFGNTSYQKRVLPLKKQPHRTCKKVSCQEQVNTGKKISKIRSSAFFKSSSITVPTKAHRFLSSCAVPAPAQLEPEREPTRSLTSHIPKQRATPCHSLRSLNVRKPTKESALLSKLSILASKLVPATKTQKLRYRRCSSELLPVAKSYKRLRYKRLLDGFSYNTMQLNPYLAAGGWDKRPNSKPLTLYSLEAIKMSFIDLSNKVPSLLFGSEIFPVSFHMKSGSECMTESPRTFPEHCAPARLALGEAQRCLSQPPKWTFSFFLSHSCPGMATFREDTGLHGQACAQAPSQSPGPLQDYGGTAIVQTRAGCSVLGLHTLLALCSPGCYRIWTKKRSFSSHMPTMQRLFMTQFTQGLKGLRSPASIADKVFCSLPYSVGRVLSIWSQHGPSACPFEISALHSTHSKQQPTPSTTSSHTMLPYVPLPGMEASYNTSGSQMRLEPPFPALVPKSCLVTDSAVSKLLLSASEFQVPEFDELDSVAASCPHPQSSPPEEKELTGFHIANLNI
- the PRR14L gene encoding protein PRR14L isoform X2: MLSSGVETQPVPLDSSMSAVVQELYSELPVSVSKELHADPEPSVIPDVKPGASSSLISQSRAVPLELQRTHAESCCEETSGTLDHGGEPGRCGLVDSTAGGSVASGILDREEKIKSMELKVFRDQGDQAEILRDPCEGAKEDPHQHSTAAEEKISLSQEDLLMQSCRERLCTGLPEDCLRSKEGNVQITTGTLLKSTEVQGIKVNGTKTDYNEGHKNGNVSKGLSAGCSEYPEIDKIMASGEVSETSTLVSLEPLTFVDPGLTEATSKEKECEELKTCPSWLSLLPGSSAISKVDNGKEEVYKLNLVCEADDNHQQILSHHNEKHSSAHGSPKATRNVIVTEPLGENSGISYFSSSLSGPQSRTPSLETCGFKGDGLPKGCAEKTGNSCFDGDDQSKNVATREENEQFLNPRSERGELFLVNARQPEEDASSYCPGEKETVASPKETSHGNSCVQGSIQTDRSSSSMPGSFTEATEQMFKKNDLKITLDTQGSLKNHEDHRETSTDMSHLGKHSEESSFSSLMPIKEPEQTTTIELRTITEKIYSKDSNSFRFQRNLEGDTQLSEASYNEFLIERKSLVSLMREDQISPVNEVSKPKKDIAQLPPSLEFDYKPKSEQAVQAAQDDSSHLDEQNIACEMNELPCTNELVVNKIESECILNQVPLNSQDHAKLPARRKMPLATSEDSQQSHHPPLEDGADVIADTQIISMKTKMKDVSPSGDKTCGASSNNPTLNIKPGSLERKSKVTDSGIVDLHSRLPSSKKEAAGLPQEVSVMECHSVQSQDLSSCPRVSKNAQEESMCSSCAAFESSRIITKVENSLITKCEDAFQLSSHHLQGREDSTESSTHKVSFTSEGSELSGEETKGDKMRKRMAAGMLNSEALDKAISPTIHTQPSEEWLEGKEQDIPKETVFCKYKISDCATPELNVPANIPRPEKLLDQSLTIMFSSFKNRSQTVETLDQKGDEVLNCQHNQNGPDECRNEDKPAKETLDGEERETVIAPNRDVSHNQKDLLVGSASNNTLSSGSSKKGNLKGDSQRISGSEESTDDMPDIIYTNCSRKSTEGMLDFRASSTLDSGAGQDRLRLQETLVSTLSQRGELNAAFIGMIGQDSDFPDATSSTGQPLEIKKSCEEKVSRSLKDCEMEVYPDSCAHDIESVTDHEPNTRTLDRVNVSLNYIHHEEQVKETSLREIEGMIKGSRLEINSEFDKDSTFGISSKELLSSGCPDENPAPVGSLESIEIMPSYLSSHKNSESNVNSEETDLENLFKPKDGEMPCENMGHHTVLLETKERALGDGSNSSEGVRIDIGVQNLPLTIETGTKLREEKTEEHRRGPMGHLTVSEESEEMISREAGHGDKIRETPSKSQKMLGDEEQQRQRALNYMLQNEEEYIHQKEVHTILEQCTSSNMLSDELQDKNQAKDCKGGSTVMKEITLAKLAQGSRAAQFQKLEDPKEESLCHPLKRAMESCTGPCLHGAPQKAQGPDFAGCDEIHGAFGNTSYQKRVLPLKKQPHRTCKKVSCQEQVNTGKKISKIRSSAFFKSSSITVPTKAHRFLSSCAVPAPAQLEPEREPTRSLTSHIPKQRATPCHSLRSLNVRKPTKESALLSKLSILASKLVPATKTQKLRYRRCSSELLPVAKSYKRLRYKRLLDGFSYNTMQLNPYLAAGGWDKRPNSKPLTLYSLEAIKMSFIDLSNKVPSLLFGSEIFPVSFHMKSGSECMTESPRTFPEHCAPARLALGEAQRCLSQPPKWTFSFFLSHSCPGMATFREDTGLHGQACAQAPSQSPGPLQDYGGTAIVQTRAGCSVLGLHTLLALCSPGCYRIWTKKRSFSSHMPTMQRLFMTQFTQGLKGLRSPASIADKVFCSLPYSVGRVLSIWSQHGPSACPFEISALHSTHSKQQPTPSTTSSHTMLPYVPLPGMEASYNTSGSQMRLEPPFPALVPKSCLVTDSAVSKLLLSASEFQVPEFDELDSVAASCPHPQSSPPEEKEAEPEKRPKKVSQIRIRKTIPKPDPNLTPMGLPRPKRLKKKEFSLEEIYTNKNYKSPPANRCLETIFEEPKERNGTLISISQQKRKRVLEFQDFTVPRKRRVRGKVKVAGSFTRAQKAALQSRELDALLIQKLMELETFFAKEEEDQERPSGC